The Ananas comosus cultivar F153 linkage group 6, ASM154086v1, whole genome shotgun sequence genome segment TCTGATATCAAATGATGCTATTCTAGTATCATTTGATAGGTGGGGTACGTACGTAGCaggcgaagagagagaaagatctcTCTTAATTATCACTAAaagtaaattttgaaactttgttTTCTTAATCAGTTCAAATAAAGATagattaattagaaaatattttgaaaatgagACTAGATTGGTAAATTTCGTTTTTTCAATAAACAAAGAATTCCTTCTAAAAAATATGTAAGTTCTCCTTAATTTTAATTACCTTCCAACTATAGGATAGAATaaccgaccgttcctaacgCAAAtgacaaagagcttggtggttagtatccgGCGTTTCAATAATAAATCcaaattaattcacattttcagctaaatttatttttaaataaaataaaataaagcggGTGgtatactatctatctcttaaaaactAAACAATGTAAGGCACGATTGTCTTATTTAAAGCCCACGTACTCACCTCCACCACCATTTCCATTTCCCACACTTCTAATTTTCTCCAATTCCCTTGCCGCCTCCTTTTTGTGAAAGCATCTCCCCACTCATGAGCACATATGGACCCCCTACTTACTCGGGTGCAGGGTGCGATTTCACTACTCATTAGCAATGGAATACatttcatttttccttttctattttaaagagaaagataaaatattatctgttccgtttattttttagaaataatctcaactgaaaatacaaaataattcaGATTCGAACTTACAATCTCATATATATACCAAATCATCAAGTCCTATACTAATTATGCTAGGTAGGGTGGATTAATACATATCAATTGTTGATGTACAATAAAATAGCTCCATATATGTCCAAAATTTTGAGCATGTcttctatactttcgaaagtaccgaGACTCCCGTATTTATAAGTTCTTTTCGATAATAAAATATCCGATTTAATgattggctccgttaggcataattTATTccattggaactatctagaaatcaaatttcataaattttcgacatcgtttaccaACTCAtcaaaagttttcaaaaaaaactatttcaACAATCGATTGACGtgacacgtttttaagttcaacgatGCAGAATAgtctaaattacataaaactttaacaaaaaatttcacTTAACATTAATAGTAACATTAATActtcttatttaaaatttttttatcaatattgtttataagatttttactttcagccgttcattttaagGTTATTCGTTCACTAGAcgaatgaagtcaaaaaattatgaaatttggtttccagatagttccaataacgtagatcatgtctaacgaaaccgatcgctAAATCGGatattccatcatcgaaaataacttacaaatacGAAGGCCTATATACTTTTGATAACATAGTAGTCTAGCTCCAAAATTTTTTCTGCAAATGGCGTTGCACATAGTGCTCATTCTGTTAGAAAGCTAAAGTTAAAAgccaaatttatattaaagttaagaATATAACATATATGATAGAATTCTAAAATCAAATATGATCGACTGAAGACACTACGAGCCTTTTTGGCATAGCttttgaaaaagtaatttttgaaaaagtgattttagtttgaagaaataattttagttaaaaactgtagagcgtttggctaACTTTagataaaagtaatttttctgaaatgattttgaaaaactgtttggcaaaatttttttgatgtttggataaattaatatttttattaacttttattttaaaataatttaaaaactaaattaaaattaaaattaaaattaaaaattttaaatttcaaaattgtacaaaaatttaaattttgatattttgatttaaaaaataatttaaaagtttaaaatttaaaataattatgaaatataaaatataaaatttaaaatttaaaatttaaaatttaaaatataaaaatataaataattatgaatttaaaatataaaattttaataatttaaaaaatataatataaattttaaatttcaaagcttaaatataaaatttaaattaaaattaaaatctaaattaaaatttaaaatttaaatttaaatttaaaatataaatatttatgaaatttaaaatataaattttaatatttaaatatatttttaatttttaattttaaggttgaaatttgaaatttgaaatttaaaattaaaatttcaaatttaaataattataaatataaaatataaatttttaaatttgaattatttaattaaaatttaaaatttaaaatttaaatttgaatatttaaaatttaaatttataatttgaagattaaaacttgtaatttaaatttaaaatgttcaaattttgataaatttaaaatgttaaaatctaaaatgccaaattttaaactttatcttaaatttaaaatttgaaatttaaatttaaaattttgaaatttgaaatttgaaattttaaaatctaaaatttgagatttgaaatttaaaattataatttaaaatttaaagtttgaaatctttatttcaaattttaaattttataagttaaaatttaaaaattaaaaaataaatctgaaaattaaaatttaaaattaaatttaaatttaaatattgaatttaaaattaaaataaaattttgatgtttgagcccaaaatcagaatcagattttaaaaagcaacttttttctgcttctgattttggatccttcaaaatcagttttctattttaaaaagcAGCGGATTTTAAAACTGCCCTTTTTAAAAGTTAGCCAAACACCCCCTATATTACTGTCATATTTTTATCTTCTCATTTGAGCCACTCCATGTCCCCCCACCTATCCCACTCTTGCTCCAACTAGTGCGAGAAAAGGTCCCTAGCTCTCAACACATAATAATGCtgcatattaatatataattaactaacttcctcatctcacatgcatgcaccttCCTCGCTTACTTTCAACCCCCGGCCCTCCtctaaaagaagaagaagaagaagaagaagaagaagaagaagagctagAGCAATGGGTAGTAGTACTCCTCAACTTGTAATCCTTGTCTTTTTCACCACATTCCTCTCCTCCACTCCCTCCCACAATGCGGCCCACGGCTACTCTTACTCCAACGACACCACCGCCGGCAAATGCGGATTGGTGGACCCTCCggcccctccgccgcctccgctgcAGCCCTCCGACTTCCTCAACATGAGGCAGTACCAAGCCTACCTGGTGATCCAAGCCTTCAAGGCCACCATCACCTGCGACCCGAAACACGTCACCGCCAGCTGGGTCGGCTCCCGGCCCTGCCACTACGCCGGCTTCTTCTGCGCCGCCCCTCCGGACTCCAAGAACACGCCGACCGTCGCCTCCGTTGACTTCAACGGCTTCCACCTCTGCGCCCCCTCCCTCGCGGGCTTCATCGACCGCCTCCCCGACCTCGCGCTCTTCCACGCCAACTCCAACAACTTCTCCGGCCCCGTCCCCGACCTCACCCGGCTCCCCTACCTCTACGAGCTTGACCTCAGCAACAACAAGCACTCCGGCGCCTTCCCCGCCGCCGTCCTCCCCCTCGGCAACCAGCTCGCCTTCCTCGACCTCCGCTTCAACGCCTTCTCGGGGGCGGTCCCCGGCTCCGTCTTCCTCCTCAGCCTCGACGTGCTCTTCCTCAACAACAACAGGTTCCGACAGCGCCTCCCCGCGGAGCTCTGGAGCTCCCCGGCCCCCTACCTCACCCTCGCCAACAACGGCTTCACGGGGCCGATACCGTCGTCCATCGGCAACGCCTCTTCGGTGCTGCGCGAGGTGCTCCTCCTCAACAACCGGCTCACCGGCTGCCTGCCCTACGAGATCGGGCTCCTCCGGAACGCCACCGTGTTTGATGTGGGCGGCAACCTGCTGACCGGCCCGATGCCGCTCTCCTTCGGCTGCCTGGTGAGGCTCGAGCAGCTGAACCTGGCTGGCAACCTGCT includes the following:
- the LOC109712024 gene encoding uncharacterized protein At4g06744-like, with protein sequence MGSSTPQLVILVFFTTFLSSTPSHNAAHGYSYSNDTTAGKCGLVDPPAPPPPPLQPSDFLNMRQYQAYLVIQAFKATITCDPKHVTASWVGSRPCHYAGFFCAAPPDSKNTPTVASVDFNGFHLCAPSLAGFIDRLPDLALFHANSNNFSGPVPDLTRLPYLYELDLSNNKHSGAFPAAVLPLGNQLAFLDLRFNAFSGAVPGSVFLLSLDVLFLNNNRFRQRLPAELWSSPAPYLTLANNGFTGPIPSSIGNASSVLREVLLLNNRLTGCLPYEIGLLRNATVFDVGGNLLTGPMPLSFGCLVRLEQLNLAGNLLYGPVPDAVCWLGWVGSLANLSLSENFFTSIGPSCWWLLRRGVLDVRRNCIPGFPDQRPVAECVHFFSFPKFCPFLPSIPCAHFPDWPFKRAAAAVANGEAPLPPKKNYVGYSALHNRPGY